From Oenococcus sicerae, the proteins below share one genomic window:
- a CDS encoding TetR/AcrR family transcriptional regulator: MPKETFYNLSEEKRQRIIKAAGKEFLRVPLTEAKIANIVTTAHIPRGSFYQYFDGLDDLYHYFFEIKLRGFQENFREEVVKNKGDLIETWRQIAKHILEHVTKSKNAGLFQNAVLGLNNRGNQNIVEDLAILYHKKSQLSEEYEDVDFSLFKQENSIEDIEILRRIISGIIVQSATIYFAKKGTDEAVDLSQIMDQVNKQIDWLKYGTYKEKTHD; encoded by the coding sequence ATGCCTAAAGAAACTTTCTACAATTTAAGTGAGGAAAAACGCCAGCGAATTATTAAAGCGGCTGGAAAAGAGTTTCTGCGCGTTCCCCTAACAGAAGCAAAAATTGCCAACATCGTCACCACGGCGCACATCCCGCGTGGTAGTTTTTATCAATATTTCGATGGACTGGACGATTTGTATCATTATTTTTTTGAGATCAAACTTCGTGGTTTTCAGGAGAATTTTAGAGAAGAGGTCGTGAAAAACAAGGGCGATCTGATCGAGACTTGGCGGCAAATTGCCAAACACATTCTCGAACATGTCACGAAAAGTAAAAATGCCGGTTTGTTTCAAAACGCTGTGCTCGGTTTAAATAATCGAGGAAACCAAAATATCGTTGAAGATCTAGCAATTCTTTATCATAAGAAAAGCCAGCTATCCGAAGAATATGAAGATGTGGATTTTTCACTTTTTAAACAGGAAAATTCAATTGAAGATATTGAAATTCTTCGCAGAATTATTTCTGGCATTATCGTTCAATCGGCAACAATTTATTTTGCAAAAAAAGGTACCGACGAGGCAGTCGATTTATCGCAAATCATGGATCAAGTCAATAAGCAGATTGATTGGCTGAAATATGGTACTTATAAGGAGAAAACACATGATTAA
- a CDS encoding ABC transporter ATP-binding protein: protein MIKLAKGRMSMWMVWSSVIFMIIQVYTTLRLPDLTSNLINNGVAKGDLPYIYHTGAWMAFYSLISVLAGIANVYTSSVASQKLGTVLRRDIYDKVMNYSNEEFDRIGTSSLITRTTNDVVQIQNVTMMFLRMMIMSPIMLVAASILAYDKSHQLTEIFLVAIPILVLVIGVAMYFAVPLFKSMQIKTDRINLIFREGLNGVRVIRAFGRDKFEQDRFKTANKDYTDNAIKVFSIMAAVFPLVTLVMSGTNVGITWFGGQLIAGQAMQVGDLVAFMTYAMQVLMSFMMLAMIFVMVPRAQASADRINQLFNEESTILDPSESQAAGKQPELSFKDVEFSYSGAEEPALSKVHFSTHSGQTVAIIGGTGSGKTTLVSLIPRFYDVDQGEITVNGQNIKNYSQHDLRDLIALTPQKAILFTGTVRDNLKYGNPKASDDDLWHALDIAQASDFVHELKGQLDGKVEQGGDNFSGGQKQRLAIARSLVKKAAIYIFDDSFSALDFKTDAKLRAALKQDSEIKKAIVVIVAQRIATVVDADKILVLEDGKMTGSGTHEELKQSNKAYQEIIESQIRKGDQ, encoded by the coding sequence ATGATTAAACTAGCAAAAGGCCGCATGAGTATGTGGATGGTCTGGTCTTCAGTCATTTTTATGATTATTCAGGTCTATACAACATTGCGTTTACCAGACCTAACTTCAAACCTGATCAACAACGGCGTCGCTAAAGGAGACCTGCCCTACATCTACCACACCGGGGCTTGGATGGCATTTTATTCGCTGATATCAGTGTTGGCTGGCATTGCGAATGTCTATACCTCGTCAGTTGCTTCGCAAAAACTCGGTACCGTGCTGCGTCGCGATATTTACGACAAGGTCATGAATTATTCCAATGAAGAATTTGATCGTATCGGAACCTCTTCATTAATCACGCGTACGACTAACGATGTTGTTCAGATCCAAAACGTGACAATGATGTTTTTGCGCATGATGATCATGTCGCCGATCATGCTGGTTGCGGCCAGTATTCTCGCGTACGATAAATCTCACCAATTAACCGAAATATTTTTAGTTGCAATTCCGATCCTCGTCTTAGTTATTGGTGTTGCCATGTATTTTGCCGTTCCTTTATTCAAATCAATGCAAATCAAGACCGATCGTATCAATTTAATTTTTCGAGAAGGTTTGAACGGTGTTCGTGTTATTCGTGCTTTCGGTCGAGACAAATTCGAGCAGGATCGTTTTAAAACTGCTAACAAAGACTATACAGACAATGCGATCAAAGTTTTCTCAATTATGGCAGCCGTTTTTCCACTAGTCACACTTGTGATGTCTGGTACGAATGTTGGCATTACTTGGTTTGGCGGCCAATTGATCGCCGGTCAAGCTATGCAGGTCGGTGATCTAGTAGCCTTTATGACCTACGCCATGCAAGTTTTGATGAGTTTTATGATGCTGGCAATGATTTTTGTCATGGTACCGCGAGCACAGGCTTCTGCCGATCGTATTAACCAATTATTCAATGAAGAATCAACCATTCTGGATCCTAGTGAAAGTCAGGCAGCTGGCAAACAACCAGAACTTTCTTTTAAAGATGTTGAATTTTCCTATTCAGGCGCTGAAGAACCAGCCTTAAGCAAAGTTCATTTTTCGACACATTCCGGCCAAACAGTCGCAATTATCGGTGGCACCGGATCTGGTAAAACAACGCTCGTGAGTTTAATTCCACGTTTTTACGATGTTGATCAGGGTGAAATTACAGTGAACGGTCAAAACATCAAGAATTATAGTCAGCATGATTTACGTGATTTGATCGCCTTAACACCGCAAAAAGCCATTCTCTTCACAGGCACCGTCCGAGATAACCTGAAATACGGTAATCCAAAAGCATCTGATGATGATCTTTGGCATGCTTTAGATATTGCTCAGGCCAGCGATTTTGTCCACGAATTGAAGGGACAATTGGATGGCAAAGTAGAACAAGGCGGTGATAATTTCTCAGGCGGTCAAAAGCAGCGACTGGCTATTGCCCGTTCATTGGTCAAAAAAGCCGCGATCTATATTTTTGATGACAGTTTTTCAGCTTTGGATTTCAAAACCGATGCCAAACTCAGAGCGGCTTTGAAACAAGATTCGGAAATTAAAAAAGCGATCGTCGTCATCGTGGCACAACGAATTGCCACAGTCGTTGATGCTGATAAGATCCTTGTTTTAGAGGACGGTAAAATGACCGGTTCCGGCACTCATGAGGAATTGAAGCAAAGCAACAAAGCTTATCAAGAAATCATTGAATCTCAGATTCGTAAAGGAGACCAATAA
- a CDS encoding ABC transporter ATP-binding protein: protein MAEEKKQTQSRSGGRGPFGPGAGAPVEKAKNFWPTTKRLFGYMKKYWLTVSFVVIAAIGSAIFQAQTPKILGKATTEIFKGVTSGTAEIKAGMHVSSFPMNWDKIGGIVIEVIILYIIAALLSFAQQLIMTHISQKTVFDLRRDLKAKMQHLPINYYDTHSNGDIMSRATNDMDNISSTLQQNLTQAITSVTTFFSILWMMLSISLQLTLWVLIIVPVSVAIIAVVAPRSQKYFSAQQKSLGLLNNQIEETYAGYTIVRAYNHEDAERKSFAEENGRLYKASWKAQFVSGMIMPLMTFINNLGYIGIAIIGGIKVAHGQIPIGDIQAFLQYTNEFSQPISQITNLANQIQSMIASSERVFQVIDESEMQDNKQNLPVVKETEIINFDHVEFGYASSDELLMTDYNLPVKKGEMVAIVGPTGAGKTTMINLLERFYDVKGGSIRFAGKDTRDMSREELRSHFAMVLQDTWLFTGTIHDNIAYGNEQASEAQIITAAKAAHVDTFVRQLPKGYNTVLNEEASNISQGQRQLITIARAFLADPEILILDEATSSVDTRTEVQIQHAMQTLLKGRTSFVVAHRLSTIRDAQHIVVMNHGSIIETGNHDSLMKKDGFYADLYNSQFTGKVVI from the coding sequence ATGGCTGAAGAAAAGAAACAAACTCAATCCCGCAGCGGCGGTCGCGGTCCTTTTGGTCCCGGTGCCGGTGCGCCAGTAGAAAAAGCTAAAAATTTTTGGCCAACGACAAAACGTCTGTTTGGCTATATGAAAAAATACTGGTTAACTGTTTCATTTGTCGTGATAGCTGCGATCGGTTCAGCCATTTTCCAAGCCCAAACACCAAAGATCCTTGGTAAAGCAACAACAGAAATTTTTAAGGGCGTTACCAGCGGCACAGCTGAAATAAAAGCCGGCATGCATGTCAGCAGTTTCCCAATGAACTGGGATAAAATTGGCGGCATTGTCATCGAAGTGATCATTCTTTATATTATTGCTGCTTTGCTATCCTTTGCTCAGCAATTAATCATGACGCACATTTCCCAAAAGACTGTTTTTGACTTGCGTCGCGACTTAAAAGCTAAAATGCAGCATTTGCCGATTAATTATTACGATACACATTCTAATGGTGATATTATGTCGCGTGCCACTAATGACATGGATAATATTTCATCGACCCTGCAGCAGAATTTAACGCAGGCGATCACCTCTGTGACAACTTTCTTTTCAATTCTGTGGATGATGCTGTCGATCTCTTTGCAGCTAACGCTGTGGGTCTTGATCATCGTGCCGGTATCAGTCGCGATCATTGCAGTCGTTGCGCCTCGTTCGCAAAAATATTTCTCAGCCCAGCAAAAATCGCTTGGTCTCTTAAATAACCAGATCGAAGAGACCTATGCGGGCTATACGATCGTGCGTGCTTATAATCATGAGGATGCAGAAAGAAAAAGTTTCGCCGAGGAAAACGGCCGTCTGTACAAAGCCAGTTGGAAAGCCCAATTTGTTTCCGGTATGATTATGCCTCTGATGACTTTCATCAACAACTTAGGCTACATTGGTATTGCCATCATTGGTGGTATCAAAGTTGCTCACGGTCAGATTCCAATTGGCGATATTCAGGCATTTTTACAGTATACGAATGAATTTAGCCAGCCTATTTCACAAATTACAAATTTAGCCAACCAAATTCAATCAATGATCGCTTCATCCGAACGTGTTTTCCAAGTGATCGATGAGAGCGAAATGCAAGACAACAAACAGAATTTGCCAGTCGTTAAAGAAACAGAAATCATCAACTTTGATCACGTGGAATTCGGCTACGCATCTAGTGATGAACTTTTGATGACTGACTATAATTTGCCAGTTAAAAAAGGCGAAATGGTCGCAATAGTCGGCCCGACCGGCGCTGGTAAAACGACTATGATCAACCTGCTCGAACGCTTTTACGATGTCAAAGGCGGTTCAATTCGTTTTGCCGGAAAGGATACCCGCGATATGTCTCGTGAAGAACTGCGCTCGCATTTCGCGATGGTCTTACAGGATACTTGGCTATTTACTGGAACGATCCACGATAATATCGCTTATGGTAATGAACAAGCCAGTGAAGCTCAGATCATCACAGCAGCCAAAGCTGCCCATGTCGATACTTTTGTCCGCCAGCTACCAAAGGGCTACAATACAGTCTTAAACGAAGAAGCATCTAATATCTCGCAAGGCCAGCGGCAATTGATCACAATTGCTAGAGCCTTTCTCGCAGATCCGGAAATTTTGATCCTCGATGAAGCCACATCTTCAGTTGATACGAGAACCGAAGTCCAGATACAGCATGCCATGCAGACATTGCTGAAGGGTCGGACCAGCTTTGTTGTGGCTCACCGTCTTTCGACCATTCGTGATGCTCAACACATCGTGGTCATGAATCACGGATCAATTATCGAAACAGGCAACCATGATAGTCTGATGAAAAAAGACGGTTTCTACGCAGACCTGTATAATAGCCAATTCACCGGAAAGGTCGTCATCTGA
- a CDS encoding ATP-binding cassette domain-containing protein: MSNDLAVINSEAIENFFAIIAAVADVIFASLTLAYFHYSILITVFVLSIAMMLLPKVFKKSLAKASLKRTESNEKLMSEIEDVLEGFNALFMLNARDLIVSKTVAASKKSNQTAENYSNIFARMMAIVNGLSIVSQVIVLSQAGLLIFFKMTAIGAVSAAQYFSGTIFSQLTGLSANWAEMKATAPIFDKFTKITAEDDDQTDKIGSFSQQLVMKDIHFSYKDHIILKGASLRIEKRHKYALVGPSGAGKSTVLNLLNTKLADYQGSILIDGQDYKNLNAAAIREQIYYLDQDPYIFNDTIENNIKVGQQTTMTDLQKAIERAGLTSFIKKCLTVCKQFCLIMVLIFPAVKNNGSS, translated from the coding sequence ATGTCAAATGATCTCGCTGTTATCAATTCCGAAGCTATTGAAAACTTTTTTGCTATCATTGCGGCTGTGGCTGATGTCATTTTTGCAAGTCTGACACTTGCTTATTTTCATTATTCTATTTTAATAACAGTCTTTGTTCTCAGCATCGCGATGATGCTGCTACCTAAAGTTTTTAAAAAATCATTAGCTAAGGCCTCTCTTAAAAGAACCGAAAGTAATGAAAAACTGATGTCAGAAATTGAAGATGTCCTTGAAGGATTCAATGCACTTTTTATGCTGAATGCCCGTGACTTGATCGTCTCTAAAACTGTCGCTGCTTCTAAAAAAAGCAACCAAACAGCCGAAAATTATTCCAATATTTTCGCCCGTATGATGGCGATCGTCAATGGTTTAAGCATCGTGAGTCAGGTCATTGTTTTATCCCAAGCTGGTCTGCTGATCTTTTTTAAAATGACTGCGATCGGTGCTGTTTCTGCAGCACAATATTTTTCCGGTACTATTTTTTCGCAATTAACTGGCCTCAGCGCAAACTGGGCCGAAATGAAAGCAACGGCACCAATTTTTGATAAATTTACCAAAATAACTGCTGAAGATGACGATCAGACAGACAAAATCGGCTCGTTTAGCCAGCAATTAGTGATGAAAGATATCCATTTTTCCTACAAGGACCACATCATTTTAAAGGGAGCCAGTTTACGGATTGAAAAACGGCATAAATATGCTTTAGTTGGTCCCAGCGGTGCCGGAAAATCAACTGTTTTGAATCTTTTGAATACGAAATTAGCCGATTATCAAGGTTCTATTTTAATCGACGGCCAGGATTACAAAAATTTAAATGCCGCTGCTATTAGGGAACAGATTTATTATCTCGATCAAGATCCATACATTTTTAATGACACGATCGAAAACAATATCAAAGTCGGTCAGCAAACAACGATGACTGATTTACAAAAAGCCATCGAACGCGCCGGACTCACATCTTTCATAAAAAAATGCCTGACGGTTTGCAAACAATTTTGTCTCATAATGGTTCTGATCTTTCCGGCGGTCAAAAACAACGGCTCGTCTTAG
- a CDS encoding ABC transporter ATP-binding protein yields the protein MLLAYLLFATGIYLSIYRLAIIKQRVDTSIRRDISQRIAKSSFAQFHSQPDGTYSS from the coding sequence ATGCTACTAGCTTACTTGTTATTTGCCACCGGTATCTATCTGAGCATTTATCGTCTAGCAATTATCAAACAAAGAGTCGACACCTCGATCCGCCGTGACATCAGCCAAAGAATCGCTAAAAGTTCTTTTGCACAATTCCATAGTCAGCCAGATGGTACTTATAGTTCTTGA
- a CDS encoding D-2-hydroxyacid dehydrogenase: protein MKILMYAVLGDELPYIEKFAAVTGQQVTKLTDYLSLDNVQLAKGYDAVVTQQTFDIPDAVYARLAEFGIKQITLRQVGYDILNIQAIHKAGLRASNVAAYSPRAIAEYTLTQLMNLIRHNKKYYRTTTAGDWTWKVGGQAKEIHELTVAVIGAGRIGSALAEMLHALGAKVLAVDPVYHAQNEAFLDYVSLDEALKEADVISFHTPLNDQTRGMANDAFFKKIQKKAYILNFARGPLIETEALLKNLRSDKLAGAALDVLPNENDFMNRVQDPKTVPADVQELMAMDNVLLSPHVAFYSDLAIKNMVEISLKDAVALAQGERIENEIFY from the coding sequence ATGAAAATACTAATGTATGCAGTTCTCGGTGATGAGCTTCCCTATATTGAAAAATTTGCTGCGGTCACAGGCCAGCAGGTAACGAAACTAACTGATTATTTGTCTTTAGATAATGTCCAGTTAGCCAAGGGCTATGACGCTGTCGTGACCCAGCAGACTTTTGATATTCCGGATGCAGTTTATGCGCGTTTGGCAGAATTTGGTATCAAACAAATTACGCTGCGGCAAGTAGGCTACGACATCCTGAATATTCAGGCAATTCACAAGGCTGGGTTAAGAGCTTCAAATGTAGCTGCTTATTCGCCACGGGCGATCGCTGAATACACGTTAACTCAGCTAATGAACTTGATCAGACATAACAAGAAGTATTATCGAACGACGACGGCTGGCGACTGGACTTGGAAAGTTGGCGGTCAAGCCAAAGAAATTCATGAATTAACAGTGGCGGTCATTGGCGCTGGTCGAATCGGTTCTGCACTAGCGGAGATGCTCCACGCACTTGGCGCGAAAGTTCTGGCAGTGGATCCCGTTTACCATGCTCAAAATGAAGCTTTTTTGGATTACGTTAGTCTCGATGAAGCTCTCAAAGAGGCTGATGTTATTAGTTTTCACACGCCTTTAAATGACCAGACCAGGGGGATGGCTAATGACGCGTTCTTCAAAAAAATTCAGAAAAAAGCGTATATATTAAACTTCGCCCGCGGCCCGCTTATTGAAACGGAAGCTTTGCTTAAGAATTTGCGGTCTGACAAATTAGCCGGTGCAGCACTAGATGTTTTGCCTAATGAAAATGACTTTATGAATCGGGTCCAAGATCCGAAAACAGTTCCTGCTGATGTTCAAGAATTAATGGCAATGGATAATGTGCTGCTGTCGCCGCATGTGGCTTTTTATAGTGATCTAGCCATCAAAAATATGGTGGAAATTTCTCTAAAAGATGCGGTTGCCTTGGCACAAGGCGAGCGGATCGAGAACGAAATTTTTTACTAA
- a CDS encoding GRP family sugar transporter — protein sequence MGILIALIPALTWGSVGLINTKMGGSAAQQTLGMTFGALIFGLSTMLFYVIPSGIQVSPRIWTVGLLSGLFWAIGTAGQFVAYKDMGVSSAFPISTAGQIITNALMAAAVLGDWKTAKMWLFGAIAVTLVTVGALLTASRSKLTKSTSSERPAAYSHGLIALALSTIGFMLYFVFPNLMFKIGFISQAVHDANNGVSYMTAIIGPQAIGQVIGAFLIVLFVFHESSRMFEKYTWKNILTGLNWGIGNLFMFISAANPSIGQATATTLSQMGVIVGTFGGIYLLHEKKTSDQMVKIIIGSLLVVVGGVLISNLSQI from the coding sequence ATGGGAATCTTAATTGCGCTGATCCCAGCCTTAACTTGGGGCTCAGTTGGACTCATTAACACAAAGATGGGCGGTTCAGCCGCTCAGCAAACACTTGGCATGACTTTTGGTGCCTTGATCTTCGGCCTATCAACGATGCTGTTTTATGTGATTCCTAGCGGCATTCAGGTCAGCCCGCGGATCTGGACTGTTGGTCTATTATCCGGCTTGTTTTGGGCCATCGGTACCGCCGGCCAGTTCGTTGCTTATAAAGATATGGGCGTGTCGTCAGCTTTCCCGATCTCGACAGCCGGTCAAATAATCACGAATGCTTTGATGGCTGCAGCTGTCTTAGGCGACTGGAAAACAGCTAAAATGTGGTTGTTTGGTGCCATCGCTGTGACCTTAGTCACAGTCGGCGCTTTATTGACTGCATCTCGTTCAAAACTGACTAAATCGACAAGCAGCGAACGTCCAGCGGCTTACTCGCATGGCCTGATCGCCTTAGCATTATCAACGATCGGTTTCATGCTTTACTTTGTTTTTCCTAATCTCATGTTCAAAATCGGCTTTATCAGCCAAGCTGTGCATGATGCCAACAACGGTGTCAGCTACATGACAGCGATTATCGGCCCGCAAGCGATCGGTCAAGTCATTGGTGCCTTTCTGATCGTACTGTTCGTGTTCCATGAAAGCAGCAGAATGTTTGAAAAGTATACTTGGAAAAATATTTTGACCGGTTTGAATTGGGGCATCGGGAACTTATTTATGTTCATTTCAGCTGCCAACCCCTCGATCGGTCAAGCAACAGCAACGACTTTATCGCAAATGGGTGTCATCGTTGGTACCTTCGGCGGCATCTACCTCCTGCATGAAAAGAAGACGTCGGACCAAATGGTCAAGATCATTATCGGCTCGCTATTAGTTGTTGTTGGCGGCGTTCTGATCTCAAATTTAAGTCAGATCTAG
- a CDS encoding ATP-binding cassette domain-containing protein gives MQTILSHNGSDLSGGQKQRLVLARGFVSGRSIFLVDEGTSALDQASAIKIEDTLIQDPNLTLLMVTHHLRDQTAAQLDQVFQLHEQLIS, from the coding sequence TTGCAAACAATTTTGTCTCATAATGGTTCTGATCTTTCCGGCGGTCAAAAACAACGGCTCGTCTTAGCTCGAGGATTTGTATCAGGCCGCAGCATTTTCTTAGTCGATGAAGGTACTTCTGCCCTTGATCAAGCATCAGCGATCAAAATCGAAGATACGCTGATCCAGGATCCGAATTTGACACTATTAATGGTCACCCACCATTTGCGTGATCAGACTGCTGCTCAACTTGATCAAGTGTTTCAGTTGCATGAACAACTGATTAGCTAA
- the rsgA gene encoding ribosome small subunit-dependent GTPase A, with amino-acid sequence MRIKDYCILPYLSSTDQSGFPLVARIIQIFNQKNITIADSQGVIYHSAFLSGSLKRQATLAVGDFVRYEKIANSYRITTLLNRNNQLVKNTSAARKSVHVKNGIQLIAANLTDVFVVIACDQRFTISLLERYLLQFQVPNTKLRIILTKQDFQSDFLKIKQLILKSYPKLAIFAVSIYDQPSFAIFKKMLSNKSTSIFIGASGAGKSTIINQLAGQTLQKVGQVRFGDQRGKHTTTSARFYFINDHFGYLIDTPGIKEIGLTNTAGTDVFADIDDLAGHCRFKNCRHTNEPGCAIQAAIQTGQLDATRFQRYEKYRRELDHHHKNKQGKQQ; translated from the coding sequence TTGCGGATAAAAGATTATTGTATTTTGCCTTACCTTTCCTCGACTGACCAAAGTGGTTTTCCTTTAGTTGCTCGAATTATTCAAATTTTCAATCAAAAAAATATCACCATTGCTGACAGCCAAGGTGTCATCTATCATTCAGCTTTTTTATCAGGATCTTTAAAACGGCAGGCCACGCTCGCTGTCGGTGATTTTGTGCGTTATGAAAAAATCGCCAACAGTTATAGAATTACGACGCTTTTAAACAGGAATAATCAGCTTGTTAAAAATACCAGTGCCGCCAGAAAATCAGTGCATGTCAAAAATGGTATTCAGTTGATCGCTGCTAATCTGACTGATGTTTTCGTCGTGATCGCTTGTGATCAGCGTTTTACGATCAGCCTATTGGAACGTTATTTACTGCAGTTTCAAGTACCTAATACCAAGTTACGCATCATTTTGACCAAACAGGATTTTCAAAGTGATTTTCTAAAAATCAAACAGCTCATTTTAAAAAGCTATCCAAAATTAGCCATTTTTGCTGTCTCCATTTATGATCAGCCAAGTTTTGCAATATTTAAAAAAATGCTGTCCAACAAGTCAACTTCCATTTTCATTGGCGCTTCTGGTGCCGGCAAATCAACGATCATTAACCAACTGGCCGGTCAAACTCTGCAAAAAGTCGGTCAAGTTCGATTCGGCGATCAGCGTGGCAAACACACAACAACAAGTGCTCGATTTTATTTTATCAACGATCATTTTGGCTATCTGATCGATACACCAGGAATCAAAGAAATCGGTCTAACCAATACTGCCGGAACAGATGTTTTTGCTGACATTGATGATTTGGCTGGCCATTGCCGATTCAAAAACTGTCGTCATACGAACGAACCGGGTTGCGCTATTCAGGCAGCTATACAAACTGGGCAGCTCGATGCCACACGTTTTCAAAGGTATGAAAAATATCGTCGTGAACTTGATCACCATCACAAAAATAAGCAAGGGAAACAGCAATGA